In Mycobacterium branderi, the DNA window CGCCGCTGATCAGCGGCCAGGCCGAGTTCGACGAGATCGAGTCGATCCTGCGCGCAGTGTTGTCTGGCCGCGAAAGTGCAACTGGCGACGTGTTTCTCGAGTAACACCGTCGCGGAATGCACTTTCGCGGCAAGATGCGCATTGTGAGCAAACCACGTATCGACCCGGTGCGGTGGCAACCGCCACCGGTCGAGCCGCTGCCCGATGTCCCGTCGCCGGACGTCACCATCGTCCCGCTGCCGGGCAAGGGCCCCGAAGACGTCGTCGCCGACGCTGCCGGCCACATCTTGGCGGGCCTGGAAGACGGTTGCATCGTGCGGATTTCGCCCGACGGCGGCGAGCCCGTCGTCGTCGCCGACACCGGAGGCCGGCCACTGGGCCTGCACGTGGGCCGCGACGGGCGAGTGCTCATCTGCGACAGCTACAAAGGCCTGCTGGCATTGGACGCCGACAGCGGCGCGTTGGACGTGCTGGCCGATTCGGTGGCGGGCAGACCGCTGATGTTCTGCTCCAACGTCACCGAAACATCCGACAGCACAATCTATTTCACCGAATCGACGCGCGACTTCCGGTTCGAGCACTACACCGCCGCGGTCATCGAGGCACGCGGACGCGGCGGCCTGTTCGAGCTCGGCGCCGACGGCACCGTTACTCAGCTGCTCGACGGGCTGTACTTCGCCAACGGGGTGACGCCGACGGCCGACGAGTCGGCGCTGGTCTTCGCCGAAACCCAGGCACGACGGCTCTCGAAGTACTGGCTTTCCGGCCCGCAAGCCGGGTCGGTGACCCCGCTGGCCAGCCATCTGCCCGGGATGCCCGACAACATCTCCACCGGCGCCGACGGCCGGATCTGGGTCGCCATGGTGGCCGAGGTCAACACCGCGCTGGAATGGCTGGTGCCGCGGGCGCCGGTTCTGCGCAAGCTGGCGTGGCGGCTGCCCGAGCGGCTGCAACCGCAAATCAAGCCCGAAGTGTGGGCGGTCGCCTTCGACCCCGACAGCGGCCACGTCGTCGCCGGTCTGCGCACCAAACATCCCGATTTCGGCGTCGTCACCGGGGTCGTGGAGAGCGCCGGCAGGCTGTGGTTGGGCACGATCAACTACCCGGCGGTTGCCTACGTGGACGTGGCGGCCACCAGCGTGTAAGCCGAAGTCTTAGTAACTTCTGCAACATTAGTCACAGCGCGGCTCCGCGGAAAAACGCCGCCCATCGCCTAATCTGCACGACGATGGCCCTCTTACGATCCGCATTGTGCCTGGCAGGGGCGCTTTTCCTGGCGGCTGCGCCGAGCATGCCCGCCGCCGCTGCCGAGCCCAACGCCGCGACCGGCACCTGCCCGTACCGGGTGACCACGCCACCGGCGGTCGACTCCTCGGAGGTGCCGCAGGCCGGCGATCCGCCGGCTCCGCTGCCGGTACCCGCCGCGCCGGTCGGCGGCAACGCGCTGGGTGGCTGCGGCGTCATCGCGGCACCCGATACGCCGCCGGTACCCGGCGACGTCTCCGCCGAGGCATGGCTGGTCGCCGACCTGGACAGCGGCGCCGTCCTCGCCGCCAAAGACCCGCACGGTCGTCACCGCCCGGCCAGCGTCATCAAGGTGCTGGTCGCGATGGCGTCGCTTAACGAGCTGAGCCTCAACAAGACGGTGGACGGCACCCCGGAGGACGCCGCCGCGGAGGGCACCAAGGTCGGCGTCGCGCCCGGCGGCAGCTACACGATCAACCAATTGCTGCACGGGCTGCTGATGCATTCGGGCAACGACGCCGCGCACGCACTGGCCATGCAACTCGGCGGCATGCCGGTGGCGTTGGAGAAGATCAACACGCTGGCCCGCAAGCTCGGCGGCGGCGACACCCGCGTCGCGACTCCCTCCGGGCTGGACGGGCCCGGCATGAGCACGTCGGCGTATGACATCGGGCTGTTCTACCGATACGCCTGGCAGAACCCGACATTCGCCGACATCGTGGCCACCCGCACCTTCGACTTCCCCGGCCATGCCGACCATCCGGGGTACGAACTGGAGAACGACAACCAGCTGCTCTACCACTACCCCGGCGCGCTGGGCGGCAAGACCGGCTACACCGACGACGCCGGGCAGACGTTCGTGGGCGCGGCCAACCGGGACGGGCGGCGGCTGATGGCGGTGCTGCTGCACGGCACCCGCCAGCCGATAGCGCCGTGGGAACAGGCCGCGCACCTGCTCGACTACGGGTTCGCCACCTCCCCCGGCACCCGGGTGGGAACGCTGATCGAGCCCGACCCCGCGCTGGTGGCCGCCAAGCCTGATGCCGCCGACGACGGCACCACCAACCGGGCCGCGCCCATCGTGCCGCCCGCCGACGCGCTGCCGGTGCGGGTGGGCGTGGCGGTCATCGGAACGATCATCGTGTTCGGCTTGATGATGGCCGCACGGTCGCTGAACCGCCGACCCCAGCGCGAGTGCTGATGGCAACCCCCGTCGTCTCCGCTTCGACCGAGCGCTGGACCAGCGCCAATGGATTCGGCGCGTGCGAGTGGTGGCTACTCTCGACGAGCACCGGCCTGCTGCCGCTGGCCGTTGTCATCGCCACCGCGCTGGGAATCTTGCCGCATCGCTCATCGTGGGCGGGCGGCCGCAACGCTGCCGAAGACGTCGCCCGCGACCCGCGAGATGCGCTGAGCGACGGCCCGATCAGCCACTAAGCTTGACGGTGTGACTGACGCCCTCTACGACGACGGCGGCCTTCGGCTTGATGAAGATGGGGTTACGATCCGGCGCTACTACTTCCCCTGGGCCGGGCCAAAGCGGTTCGGCTACAACGCAATCCGTCATGTCGAGGTGCGACCGCTGAACTGGCTGAGCGGAAAGGGCCGCGGATGGGGAACAGCACATCCGGGCTATTGGTTTCCACTCGACATGCGCCGGCACGGCAAAAGCACCCTGCTGATATTCGATCTCGGCAGCCGGGTCAAGCCGTGCGTCACCCCTGACGAACCCGATCACGTGATGCAATTGCTTCGCAGCCGGGCTTCTGTTGGCGGTGACGGCTGAGCTCGCCGATAAGCAGCCGGCTTGCCGCTCGGGGACCTACCATCCTCTGATATGCAGCGGCTCAGCGGTCTCGACGCCAGTTTCCCCTACCTCGAAACATCCACCACACCACTGCATGAGCTGGAGTTGCGGGTCAAGGGAATACCCGAGTTCGGTCGCGCACTCGACGAATTGCTCGCCGCCAAGCCGCGTCGGTGAGCGGCAAGGGATTACTAATCGGTCTCGCCGCGGCCAGCCTCGGGGTCATCTACGGCTACGACATCTCCAACATCGCCGGCGCGCTATTGTTCGTCACCGACGATTTCGGCCTGTCCACCGGCCAACAGGAGCTGGTGACGACGGCGGTGGTGGTCGGTGAAATCGCCGGCTCGCTGGCCGGCGGAGTATTGGCCAACGCGATTGGACGCCAACGCACGATGGTGCTGGTGGCCGCGGGGTACGCGGCTTTCGCGCTGGCCGGCGCGGTGTCGGTGTCGGTGCCGATGCTGCTTGCGGCGCGGTTGCTGCTGGGCGTGACGATCGGCGTCTCGGTGGTGGTGGTTCCCGTGTTCGTCGCGGAATCCACGCCGGCCAGAGTCCGCGGCTCGCTATTGGTCGCCTATCAGGTGGCGACCGTCGTCGGGATTATTTGCGGCTACCTTGCCGCCTATCTGCTGGCCGGTCTGCACGCCTGGAGATTGATGCTGGGTCTGGCCGCGCTGCCGGCGGTGCTGACGATGCTGCTTTTGCTGCGGATGCCGGACACCGCACGGTGGTATGCCTTCAAAGGCCGCACCGAGGAAGCCCGCCGGGTGTTGCAGCGGGTGGAACCGGACACCGATGTCGACCGTGAACTCGCGGAGATCCGCAGCGCGCTAAGGGAAGAAAGCTCCGGCACGGTAGCGGAGATGCTACGACCGCCTTACCTGCGCGCCACCGCCTTTGTGATCGTGCTCGGGTTTTTCATCCAGATCACCGGCATCAACGCGATCGTGTATTACAGCCCGCGGCTGTTCGCAGCGATGGGGTTCACGGGCAACTTCGCGCTGCTGATTCTTCCGGCCTTGGTGCAGACCGCCGCACTAGTCGCGGTGCTCGTCTCGCTGGTTCTCGTCGACCGGCTGGGGCGGCGCCCAATTCTGTTGACTGGCATCGCAATGATGATCGCCGCCGATGTAATGCTTACCGGTGTGTTTGCGACGGGTTCCGGGCCGATGTTCGGATTGGTCGGGGTGTTGATGTTCACGGTCGGGTTCACCTCTGGTTTCGGCGCACTGGTCTGGGTGTTTGCCGGCGAAAGCTTCCCGACGCGGCTTCGTTCGATGGGTTCGAGCGTCATGCTCACCGCGAACCACACCGCCCACGCCGTCGTCGCCGCGATATTTCTGACGATATTGCAAACAGTCGGCGGGGCAACAACTTTCGCAGGGTTGGCCAGCCTTGCGTTGGCCGCGTTCGCCTTCGTCTACCGGTTTGCGCCGGAGACCAAGGGCCGCCAGCTCGAGGAGATCCGGCACTTCTGGGAAAACGGCGGCCGCTGGCCCGACGAGACGCCGACGGGTGCGCGGACATGCCCCTGATCGCAGCCGGCACAACGGTTCTCGGGCAGCAGGTCTGTCGGCCCGGGTGGGTGGACGTGTCCGGCCCGCGCATCGTCGACTGCGGGCCCGGTTTGCCGCCGCGCCCACCCGACGTTGACCTGCCCGACGCCGTGCTGGTGCCGGGATTCGTCGACATGCACGTGCACGGCGGCGGCGGAGCCTCCTACAGCGGACCGGACATCGTGCGGGCGGCCGAGTTTCACCGCCGCCACGGCACTACCACGACACTGGCCAGCCTGCTCACCGCGTCGCCCGGCGATCTTCTGACCAGCGTGCGGGCGCTCGCGGAGGCAACCCGGGCGGGCACCGTCGCGGGCATCCACCTCGAGGGGCCGTGGCTGAGTGCACAGCATTGCGGAGCACACGACCCCAGGCAGTGCCGCGACCCGCAGCCGGCCGAGATCGACGCGCTGCTTGCCGCAGGCGGCGGCGCGATCCGCATGGTCACCCTGGCACCGGAACGCCCCGGCGGCGACGACGCCATCACGCGTTTCGCCGACGCGGGAGTGGTTGTGGCCGTGGGACACACGGATGCCAGCTACGAGCAGACGCGGCACGCGGTCGCGCTCGGGGCGACGGTCGGCACCCATCTGTTCAACGCGATGCGGCCGCTGCACCACCGCGAACCGGGGCCGGTCCTCGCGCTGCTACAGGATGCCCGAGTGACCGTCGAGCTGATCGCCGACGGCGTGCACGTCCATCCCGCCGTGCTGCATGCGGTGATCGAGGCGGCAGGACCCGAGCGAGTGGCGCTGGTCACCGACGCCACCGCCGCGGCGGGCCGGGGCGACGGCTCGTTTCGCCTGGGAACACTCGACGTCGACGTCGTCTCCGGCGTGGCGCGGGTGCGCGGCACGTCGACCATCGCGGGCAGCACCGCCACCATGGATCAGCTCTTCCGTACGGTGGCGGCCGAGGCCGGGCTGGGCGCAGCGGTGCAGATGACGTCGACGACGCCGGCCCGCGCGCTGGGACTCGGCGAGGTCGGCCTCTTGCGCGCGGGTCTTTACGCCAATCTCGTTGTGCTGGACCGGGATCTAGAAGTGACAGCCGTGATGGCGGGCGGGCAGTGGCTCGGTTGACGCGTCCCAACCCGAGATTCGCGGTATCCACCGCGGAACATTGTGACGGTAGGTGTCGTATTCGTCCCCGTAGCGTTCGGCGAGATGCGGCTCTTCCCAGAACCGGATGGCGGTCGCCTGAAACGCCAGGAAGACCGCGAACCAGGCCAGCAGCGACGCCGACGCGGTAACCGCCGCTTCGCCCAGCAGGATGCACAGCACGCCGGTGATCATCGGATTGCGCACATGCCGGTACGGCCCGCGCACCACGAGGTGAACCGGTTCGCCCATCACGTTGCCCAGGCCGAGGGTGCCCTCGCCTACCCGGTCGAACAGCACCACCGTCCAGATCAGCATCCCCACCCCGCCGGTGATCAGCAACACGCCGGCGACCGCCAGCACGATGCCCAGCCCAGAACCGAAATCCGGCCCGCGCACGTCGCCGCCGCTCACGAGTAGCGCCGGGACGACGAGCGTGACCGTGGCGGGGAACAGCAGCACCGAGATCGCATGCCGCCACCACAGCCGTCGTTCGCGGGTGCCTGCCATCATCTCGTCCTCCTCAACTTCAACGCCTGCTGAAGAACTAACGTACGCCGCGGCGGCTCATAGGTCAACGCTTGTTGAAGTATGCTGCCGGGCATGTCAGAGGGCCGCCGCACGGGCCGGTGGCGCACCGGTCAGCAGAGCAGACAGCGCATTGTCGACGCCGCGCGCGAACGTTTCATGCACGACGGGTATGAGCGGGCCACTGTCCGCGCAATCGCCGCCGACGCGGGCGTCGACGTTGCGATGGTCTACTACTTCTTCGGCAATAAAGAGGGGCTGTTCGCCGCGTCGGCCCTGACGGGCCCCGAACACCCGCTGCATCAGCTGGCCACGCTGCTCGACGAAAGCAGCGAGCAGATCGGCCCGAGGCTGGTACGCCGCTTCCTGGAACACTGGGACCGGGGCGACACGTTCGAGCCGCTGCTCACCGTGTGGAAGTCGGCCGCTATACAACCCTTGGCGCGAAAAGTGTTGTACGACAGTCTCGCCGGCCCCATCGCCAACCGGGTCGCCGCCGAATTCGGGGTAGCCGACGCTGAGCTGCGAGCCGAGTTGGTGGCCAGTCACCTGATGGGCTTGGCATTCGCCCGCTACCAGCTGCGCATCGAGCCGCTCGCCTCGGCGTCCGTCGACGACTTGGTCGATTGGATCGGACCGACGATGCAGCGCTATCTCACCGGTACGTGACGACGGCATGTCACATGTGCGTGCGCTGCGGCGTCTTATCTAGGAATCACGCCCGATCCGGAGGTCCCAAGAAATGTCCGTGCACCCGTTCCGCGCCGTTGTCGAAGCCGGCGAAGTCAGCACCATCGGAAGACTGTTCACCGACGACGTGGTGCTGCACAGCCCCGTCGCACACCGCCCCTACACGGGCCGGGAGACGGTCGCGGCCATCGTCTCGGCGGTCGCAACCGTGCTGGACGGCTTTCACTTCGAGAGGGAAATCAGCGCCGACACCGCGGCTTTGATGTTCCGCGCCACGGTCGACGGCCTGGACATCCAGGGCTGTGACTTCATCCACAGACGGAACGACGGCTTGATCGACGAGTTGACCGTGATGGTCCGGCCGCTCAAGGCCGCTACGGTGTTCGCCGAGAAGATGGCCGCGGAACTCGCAAAAGGCGGGCGCCCGTAGGGTTTTGCTATCGTCGACCCGGTCGGCAATCGACACCGGACGAGGGGCACCGTACCCGGCCAGCGACAAGACGGCGCCGTGGAGGTGTGTGATGGCCTGGCTGGTGTTGGTGGTGTCCGGTGCACTGGAGGCGGTTTGGGCGACCGCGTTGAACCGCTCTGACGGCTTCTCGAGATTGGCGCCGTCGCTGGTTTTCGCCGTGTCACTGACGTTGTCGATGGCCGGTCTGGCGTTCGCGATGCGAAGTCTGCCGACCGGAACCAGCTACGCGGTGTGGGTGGGCATCGGCGCCGCACTCACCGTTGCCTACGCCATGCTGACCGGCGACGAAGCCGCATCCCTGGTGAAGATCGCGCTGATCACCGGCGTGGTCGGCTGCATCGTCGGTTTGAAGCTGGTCAGCTAACGTCGCCGAACCAGCCGCGAAATACCCAGCGCACCAACGGCTCCCGCAGCCGCAGCGGACAATGCTTGGCGCACGCTCAGGCCGTCGTCGACCTGCACCCGCGGGGTGATGACCGCCGGGGCGGGCGGCTCAACCGGTGTCGCAAGCAGGTTTTCCTGCGACGTCGCCGCCCACGCCGTGGCGAACAACAACAGCCGTGACGTGACGTAGACGAACACCATCAGGCCCAGCACCGGACCGAACGTGGCACCCGCCGGTGTGTGCAGCACCGACTGCAGATAGATCGATCCGACAAACTTGAACAGCTCGAAGCCCACCGCCGCAAGCAGCCCGGCGCGCACCGCGCTGGCGAAGCTGATCGACTCCCGCGGCAACCGGGCGATCATCCAGGTGAATACCAGCCACGACACCAGCACCGACATCAACACCGAGACAGCGCGCAGCACACCGTCGAGCACCGGAACGTTGTGAAGCCCAAGCCAGCCAAGCAGTTTGGCCATCGGCCGGGCGCTGGCCAGCGCGCTGAGAGCGATAGTGGCCAGGATCGCCACGAACGAGGACACCATCGCCGACAAATCCGACAGTTTGGTGCGGATGAAACCGGGCGGCTCGGCGCGCTGCTTCCACATGGCGCTGAGCGCTTCGCGCAGATTGGCCATCCAGCTCAGGCCGGCCCACCCGGCGGCGGCCAGGCCAATGATGCCGACCGACGCTCGCGAGTCGATCGCCGAATTCATGAGATCGATCACCTGCTGCCCCAGGCTGCCCGGGACGCTCGCCCTCACTTTGTTGTCGATCTGGTGCAATATGTCGGGACGCCGCGACAGCACAAACCCGGCGGTCGCGAAACTCACCATCAGCAACGGGAATAACGCGAAGATCGTGTAGTAGGTGAGCCCGGCGGCGAAGTAGTTGCCCTTGCATTCGTCGAAGCGTTCGTTGGCCAGCATGACGTGGTCGAACCACCCGTATCGCCTTCGCAGCCGGTCGAGAACGCTCATCGTCGCCGCGGCAGGAACCCGAGCCGGTCGTAGACCCGGTCGACTGTTTTAGCGGCCACGTCCTGGGCCCGTGCCGCACCGGTGGCGAGTATCGACTCCAATTCCGCTGGATCGGACAGCAATTCGTCGACCTTGGCCTTGATCGGTGACACGAATTCGACGACGGCCTCGGCGGTGTCCTTCTTCAGGTCGCCATAGCCGCGCCCGGCGTACCGCTGCACCAAGGTGTCCACGTCGGTTCCGGTCACCGCAGACTGGATGACCAGCAGGTTCGACACGCCGGGTTTGGCGTCCGGGTCGTAGCGGATGTCGCGTTCGCTGTCGGTCACTGCTGAGCGAATCTTCTTGGCGGACAAGGCCGGATCATCGAGCAGGTTGATCAGTCCGGCGTCGGTGGCCGCCGACTTGCTCATCTTCGACGTCGGGTCGGCCAGGTCGTAGATCTTGGCGGTGACCTTGGGGATGAGCAGCTCGGGAACCACGAAGGTGTCCGGGAACCGGCTGTTGAACCGCTGGGCGACGTCGCGGGCCAGCTCGAGGTGCTGGCGCTGGTCCTCGCCGACCGGCACCAGCTCGGCGTTGTATGCCAGCACGTCGGCGGCCTGCAGCACCGGATACGTGAACAGCCCGACCGTCGTCGACTCACTGCCCTGCCGTGTCGACTTGTCCTTGAACTGCGTCATCCGCGAGGCTTGTCCGAAACCGGTGAAACAACCCAGCACCCAAGCCAATTGAGTGTGGGCGGGCACGTGGCTCTGCACGAAGATCGTGCTGCGGGCGGGGTCGATTCCCAGCGCCAGGTACTGCGCGGCGGTGACGAGTGTGCGCTGCCGCAGCACCTCCGGGTCCTGCGGGATGGTGATGGCGTGCAGGTCGACGACGCAGAAGAAGGCGTCGTGGTTGTCCTGCAGGTCTGTCCAGTGGGTCACCGCCCCCAACGCGTTGCCGAGGTGCATCGAGTCGGAGGTGGGCTGCACGCCGGAGAAGACCCGGCGCAATCCGGTTGCGGTGCTCATGATGACTCGATCTTTTCACGCCGCCGCGCGGCCGCATGCCGCCTGCTTGCGGTACCGCCGGTATCACCTTACTGTCAGCTCCATGACGACGCGCGCACCGATCCACCTGGGCTCCGGCGAACCGGTCGTATTGCTGCACCCGTTCCTGATCTCGCAGATCGTGTGGGACACGGTGGCCCAGCAGCTCGCCGACACCGGCCGCTACGAGGTGTTCGCACCCACGATGGCCGGCCACAACGGCGGCCCCTACGCCGGCACGTGGTTCCTGAGCTCGTCGGTGCTGGCTGACCACGTCGAGCGGCAACTCGACGAGCTGGGCTGGAACACCGCCCACATCGTCGGCAACTCGCTGGGCGGCTGGGTGGCCTTCGAGCTGGAGAGTCGCGGGCGGGCACGCACCGTCACCGGCATCGCCCCCGCGGGCGGCTGGAGCCGGTGGACCCCGACGAAGTTCGAGGTGATCGCGAAGTTCGTGCTGGGCATGCCGGTCTGGGCGCTGGCCCGCTGGCTGGGGCCGCGGGCGCTGCGGCTGCCGCTGGCACGCCGGTTGGCCACGCTGCCGATCAGCGCAACACCGGACGGGGTCAGCGAGACCGAACTGCACGCGATCATCGACGACGTCGCGCACTGCCCGGCCTACTTCCAGCTTCTGCTCAAAGCGCTGGTGGGGCCCGGGCTGGTGGACTTGGCCCACACCGCGGTTCCCGCGCACCTGGTGATCTGCCAGAAGGACCGCGTGTTTCCCGGGCCCAGGTCCCACCGCTACTTCCGCTCCCACCTGCCCGAGGGAACGCAAGTGACCGAGCTCGAC includes these proteins:
- a CDS encoding nuclear transport factor 2 family protein, yielding MSVHPFRAVVEAGEVSTIGRLFTDDVVLHSPVAHRPYTGRETVAAIVSAVATVLDGFHFEREISADTAALMFRATVDGLDIQGCDFIHRRNDGLIDELTVMVRPLKAATVFAEKMAAELAKGGRP
- the nagA gene encoding N-acetylglucosamine-6-phosphate deacetylase, whose protein sequence is MPLIAAGTTVLGQQVCRPGWVDVSGPRIVDCGPGLPPRPPDVDLPDAVLVPGFVDMHVHGGGGASYSGPDIVRAAEFHRRHGTTTTLASLLTASPGDLLTSVRALAEATRAGTVAGIHLEGPWLSAQHCGAHDPRQCRDPQPAEIDALLAAGGGAIRMVTLAPERPGGDDAITRFADAGVVVAVGHTDASYEQTRHAVALGATVGTHLFNAMRPLHHREPGPVLALLQDARVTVELIADGVHVHPAVLHAVIEAAGPERVALVTDATAAAGRGDGSFRLGTLDVDVVSGVARVRGTSTIAGSTATMDQLFRTVAAEAGLGAAVQMTSTTPARALGLGEVGLLRAGLYANLVVLDRDLEVTAVMAGGQWLG
- a CDS encoding sugar porter family MFS transporter encodes the protein MARRQAASVSGKGLLIGLAAASLGVIYGYDISNIAGALLFVTDDFGLSTGQQELVTTAVVVGEIAGSLAGGVLANAIGRQRTMVLVAAGYAAFALAGAVSVSVPMLLAARLLLGVTIGVSVVVVPVFVAESTPARVRGSLLVAYQVATVVGIICGYLAAYLLAGLHAWRLMLGLAALPAVLTMLLLLRMPDTARWYAFKGRTEEARRVLQRVEPDTDVDRELAEIRSALREESSGTVAEMLRPPYLRATAFVIVLGFFIQITGINAIVYYSPRLFAAMGFTGNFALLILPALVQTAALVAVLVSLVLVDRLGRRPILLTGIAMMIAADVMLTGVFATGSGPMFGLVGVLMFTVGFTSGFGALVWVFAGESFPTRLRSMGSSVMLTANHTAHAVVAAIFLTILQTVGGATTFAGLASLALAAFAFVYRFAPETKGRQLEEIRHFWENGGRWPDETPTGARTCP
- the trpS gene encoding tryptophan--tRNA ligase, with protein sequence MSTATGLRRVFSGVQPTSDSMHLGNALGAVTHWTDLQDNHDAFFCVVDLHAITIPQDPEVLRQRTLVTAAQYLALGIDPARSTIFVQSHVPAHTQLAWVLGCFTGFGQASRMTQFKDKSTRQGSESTTVGLFTYPVLQAADVLAYNAELVPVGEDQRQHLELARDVAQRFNSRFPDTFVVPELLIPKVTAKIYDLADPTSKMSKSAATDAGLINLLDDPALSAKKIRSAVTDSERDIRYDPDAKPGVSNLLVIQSAVTGTDVDTLVQRYAGRGYGDLKKDTAEAVVEFVSPIKAKVDELLSDPAELESILATGAARAQDVAAKTVDRVYDRLGFLPRRR
- a CDS encoding TetR/AcrR family transcriptional regulator produces the protein MSEGRRTGRWRTGQQSRQRIVDAARERFMHDGYERATVRAIAADAGVDVAMVYYFFGNKEGLFAASALTGPEHPLHQLATLLDESSEQIGPRLVRRFLEHWDRGDTFEPLLTVWKSAAIQPLARKVLYDSLAGPIANRVAAEFGVADAELRAELVASHLMGLAFARYQLRIEPLASASVDDLVDWIGPTMQRYLTGT
- a CDS encoding D-alanyl-D-alanine carboxypeptidase family protein — translated: MALLRSALCLAGALFLAAAPSMPAAAAEPNAATGTCPYRVTTPPAVDSSEVPQAGDPPAPLPVPAAPVGGNALGGCGVIAAPDTPPVPGDVSAEAWLVADLDSGAVLAAKDPHGRHRPASVIKVLVAMASLNELSLNKTVDGTPEDAAAEGTKVGVAPGGSYTINQLLHGLLMHSGNDAAHALAMQLGGMPVALEKINTLARKLGGGDTRVATPSGLDGPGMSTSAYDIGLFYRYAWQNPTFADIVATRTFDFPGHADHPGYELENDNQLLYHYPGALGGKTGYTDDAGQTFVGAANRDGRRLMAVLLHGTRQPIAPWEQAAHLLDYGFATSPGTRVGTLIEPDPALVAAKPDAADDGTTNRAAPIVPPADALPVRVGVAVIGTIIVFGLMMAARSLNRRPQREC
- a CDS encoding alpha/beta fold hydrolase, giving the protein MTTRAPIHLGSGEPVVLLHPFLISQIVWDTVAQQLADTGRYEVFAPTMAGHNGGPYAGTWFLSSSVLADHVERQLDELGWNTAHIVGNSLGGWVAFELESRGRARTVTGIAPAGGWSRWTPTKFEVIAKFVLGMPVWALARWLGPRALRLPLARRLATLPISATPDGVSETELHAIIDDVAHCPAYFQLLLKALVGPGLVDLAHTAVPAHLVICQKDRVFPGPRSHRYFRSHLPEGTQVTELDGLGHIPMFEAPGRITEVIIDFLDQYSWPPIRAAN
- the yhjD gene encoding inner membrane protein YhjD — protein: MSVLDRLRRRYGWFDHVMLANERFDECKGNYFAAGLTYYTIFALFPLLMVSFATAGFVLSRRPDILHQIDNKVRASVPGSLGQQVIDLMNSAIDSRASVGIIGLAAAGWAGLSWMANLREALSAMWKQRAEPPGFIRTKLSDLSAMVSSFVAILATIALSALASARPMAKLLGWLGLHNVPVLDGVLRAVSVLMSVLVSWLVFTWMIARLPRESISFASAVRAGLLAAVGFELFKFVGSIYLQSVLHTPAGATFGPVLGLMVFVYVTSRLLLFATAWAATSQENLLATPVEPPAPAVITPRVQVDDGLSVRQALSAAAAGAVGALGISRLVRRR
- a CDS encoding methyltransferase family protein; translation: MMAGTRERRLWWRHAISVLLFPATVTLVVPALLVSGGDVRGPDFGSGLGIVLAVAGVLLITGGVGMLIWTVVLFDRVGEGTLGLGNVMGEPVHLVVRGPYRHVRNPMITGVLCILLGEAAVTASASLLAWFAVFLAFQATAIRFWEEPHLAERYGDEYDTYRHNVPRWIPRISGWDASTEPLPARHHGCHF
- a CDS encoding SMP-30/gluconolactonase/LRE family protein, giving the protein MRIVSKPRIDPVRWQPPPVEPLPDVPSPDVTIVPLPGKGPEDVVADAAGHILAGLEDGCIVRISPDGGEPVVVADTGGRPLGLHVGRDGRVLICDSYKGLLALDADSGALDVLADSVAGRPLMFCSNVTETSDSTIYFTESTRDFRFEHYTAAVIEARGRGGLFELGADGTVTQLLDGLYFANGVTPTADESALVFAETQARRLSKYWLSGPQAGSVTPLASHLPGMPDNISTGADGRIWVAMVAEVNTALEWLVPRAPVLRKLAWRLPERLQPQIKPEVWAVAFDPDSGHVVAGLRTKHPDFGVVTGVVESAGRLWLGTINYPAVAYVDVAATSV
- a CDS encoding DMT family transporter, which encodes MAWLVLVVSGALEAVWATALNRSDGFSRLAPSLVFAVSLTLSMAGLAFAMRSLPTGTSYAVWVGIGAALTVAYAMLTGDEAASLVKIALITGVVGCIVGLKLVS